One Novosphingobium sp. G106 DNA segment encodes these proteins:
- a CDS encoding DUF448 domain-containing protein, with the protein MRIPHNERLGSDRSAADPERKCILSGEHASRDALIRLAISPDGDVLPDVLARAPGRGAWIGVSRADLEIALTKGKLKGALARAFKGSPLTIPDDLPQRIEVALTRAFTDRLGLEMRAGKLLVGSDRIAENARMGKVRWLAHAADAAEDGSRKLDQAWRVGEEAEGSGLRGVTLPLDRAALSVALGRDNVVHLALADKAAAERLSDPLQRLLRFLGSSGKTGPDATDTDEGKPTAVSAEPLAMTTDLDRRV; encoded by the coding sequence ATGCGGATTCCTCACAATGAGCGCCTAGGTTCCGACAGGTCTGCGGCTGACCCGGAAAGGAAATGCATCCTTTCCGGCGAGCACGCATCGCGCGATGCGCTGATCCGTCTGGCGATTTCGCCGGACGGCGACGTGCTTCCCGACGTGTTGGCGCGTGCCCCCGGGCGCGGCGCCTGGATCGGCGTGTCGCGCGCAGACCTTGAAATCGCGTTGACGAAGGGCAAACTTAAGGGAGCGCTGGCGCGCGCCTTCAAGGGCTCGCCGCTGACCATTCCCGACGACTTGCCCCAGCGGATCGAAGTGGCGCTCACGCGCGCTTTCACCGACCGGCTGGGGCTGGAAATGCGGGCGGGCAAGCTGCTCGTCGGCTCCGACCGCATCGCCGAGAACGCGCGGATGGGTAAGGTCCGCTGGCTCGCGCATGCGGCCGACGCGGCCGAAGACGGCTCGCGCAAGCTCGATCAGGCCTGGCGCGTGGGCGAGGAGGCGGAAGGCTCGGGCCTTCGCGGCGTCACCTTGCCACTGGACCGGGCGGCTCTGTCTGTGGCATTGGGCCGCGACAACGTCGTCCACCTGGCGCTGGCAGATAAAGCGGCGGCCGAAAGGCTATCTGATCCGCTGCAGCGCTTGCTCCGTTTCCTCGGTTCATCCGGCAAGACCGGACCCGATGCGACAGACACAGATGAAGGCAAGCCAACGGCGGTTTCCGCCGAGCCGCTGGCCATGACGACCGATTTGGACCGAAGGGTATAA
- a CDS encoding thymidine kinase, which translates to MAKLYFYYASMNAGKSTTLLQADFNYRERGMATMLWTAALDDRGGENAIESRIGLAHDAHRYDAATDLWARVTAAHAVQPLACVLVDEAQWLSPEQVWQLARVADEANIPVLCYGLRTDFRGELFPGSATLLGIADSLIELKAVCHCGRKATMNLRVDENGGAVREGAQIEVGGNDRYVALCRRHFTEALDGG; encoded by the coding sequence ATGGCCAAACTCTATTTCTACTACGCCAGTATGAATGCCGGCAAGTCGACCACGCTGCTGCAGGCCGACTTCAATTATCGCGAGCGCGGCATGGCGACGATGCTGTGGACCGCGGCGCTCGACGATCGCGGCGGGGAGAACGCGATCGAAAGCCGTATCGGCCTGGCGCACGATGCGCACCGCTACGACGCGGCGACCGATCTCTGGGCGCGGGTGACCGCGGCCCATGCGGTCCAGCCGCTGGCCTGCGTGCTGGTGGACGAGGCACAATGGCTGTCGCCCGAGCAGGTCTGGCAGTTGGCGCGTGTGGCGGACGAGGCGAATATTCCGGTGCTCTGCTATGGCCTGCGCACCGATTTCCGCGGTGAGCTGTTCCCCGGTTCGGCGACGCTGCTGGGTATCGCCGACTCGCTGATCGAATTGAAAGCGGTATGCCATTGCGGCCGCAAGGCGACGATGAACCTGCGTGTCGACGAGAATGGCGGCGCGGTGCGCGAGGGTGCGCAGATCGAGGTGGGCGGCAACGACCGCTACGTCGCGCTCTGCCGCCGCCATTTCACCGAGGCGCTCGATGGTGGCTGA
- a CDS encoding AbrB/MazE/SpoVT family DNA-binding domain-containing protein, which translates to MTKATIDLPAGKTYLTDMTAQTKLSAKGQVVIPKDVRDRLGWPQGSQLELVETGDGVLLRKRPERKKMTVEEATARLRQIYRHEGPPIPIEQLSWSPDIDDPELDA; encoded by the coding sequence ATGACGAAGGCGACGATTGATTTGCCAGCAGGTAAGACCTATCTTACCGATATGACTGCGCAGACGAAACTTTCCGCCAAAGGGCAGGTCGTCATCCCTAAGGATGTCCGTGATCGGCTGGGTTGGCCACAGGGCAGTCAGCTGGAACTGGTCGAGACCGGCGACGGCGTATTGCTACGTAAAAGGCCCGAGCGGAAGAAAATGACGGTCGAGGAAGCTACGGCGCGGTTGCGCCAGATATATCGGCACGAAGGTCCGCCTATTCCGATCGAGCAGCTCAGCTGGTCTCCGGACATCGACGATCCCGAACTCGACGCCTGA
- a CDS encoding glyoxalase superfamily protein, protein MFGSPTPILRSFDEARAKAFYIDFLGFELVFEHRFEPGLPLYMAVRRGDCELHISEHYGDATPGSAIRIPVDDVTAYMEVLRSRNFGNARPGVPEETPWGSREITITDPAGNRLTFYTDAPA, encoded by the coding sequence TTGTTCGGATCGCCCACGCCCATCCTGCGCAGCTTCGACGAGGCGCGGGCCAAGGCGTTCTACATCGACTTCCTCGGCTTCGAGCTGGTGTTCGAGCACCGCTTCGAGCCGGGGTTGCCGTTGTATATGGCGGTTCGCCGGGGTGACTGCGAGCTGCACATTTCCGAGCACTACGGCGATGCCACGCCGGGCTCGGCGATCCGCATCCCGGTGGACGACGTGACTGCTTACATGGAAGTCCTGCGCAGCAGGAATTTCGGCAATGCCCGGCCCGGCGTGCCCGAGGAAACGCCTTGGGGATCGCGTGAAATCACGATTACCGATCCGGCTGGCAACCGGCTGACGTTCTATACCGACGCTCCGGCTTGA
- a CDS encoding site-2 protease family protein encodes MSETIFQAAALILPLIFAIVFHEVAHGWVARALGDPTAHEANRLSLNPLRHVDPMGTIILPGFLALVKGPVIGWAKPVPVNKYRLRNPRFGMMAVAAAGPATNFVLAAIGAVLLGLLAAKHGGVPQDQSLAAFVATALIYFLQVNVFLALFNLLPIPPFDGSHLVEGLLPRAAAKRYARLRPYGLGLMIALLIVLPWAVPGLSIIQRFVLPPVNWMLGNYFALADAVAGGI; translated from the coding sequence ATGAGCGAGACAATTTTCCAGGCGGCGGCGCTGATCCTGCCGCTGATCTTCGCCATCGTCTTCCACGAAGTCGCGCATGGCTGGGTTGCGCGCGCGCTCGGTGATCCGACCGCACACGAGGCGAACCGGCTGAGCCTCAATCCGCTGCGTCATGTCGATCCGATGGGCACGATTATCCTGCCGGGTTTCCTGGCATTGGTGAAGGGCCCGGTGATTGGCTGGGCCAAGCCGGTGCCGGTCAACAAGTACCGGCTGCGGAACCCGCGCTTCGGCATGATGGCGGTAGCGGCCGCGGGGCCGGCGACGAATTTCGTCCTGGCTGCGATCGGCGCCGTGCTGCTCGGCCTGCTCGCTGCGAAACATGGCGGCGTGCCGCAGGACCAGAGCCTCGCCGCTTTTGTCGCTACTGCGCTGATCTATTTTCTCCAGGTGAACGTGTTCCTGGCCCTGTTCAATCTGTTGCCGATACCGCCGTTCGACGGCTCGCACCTCGTCGAGGGGCTGCTGCCTCGTGCCGCGGCGAAGCGATATGCGCGGCTCCGGCCCTATGGATTGGGGCTGATGATCGCGCTGCTGATCGTGCTTCCCTGGGCGGTGCCGGGCCTCAGCATCATCCAGCGTTTCGTGCTGCCGCCGGTCAACTGGATGCTCGGCAACTACTTCGCTCTGGCCGATGCGGTGGCAGGGGGAATATAA
- the rbfA gene encoding 30S ribosome-binding factor RbfA has translation MARPNTTPETRSVRLLKVGEQVRHVLSELLTRQEVHDEVLIAHSVSVTEVRMSPDLRHATVYVKPLLGSDEEAVVKALRTNTAFFQREVAQRLKLRFAAKLKFMPDESFDVAGHIEQLLSDPRVARDLEHDEGDD, from the coding sequence ATGGCCCGCCCCAACACCACTCCCGAAACCCGCAGCGTCCGGCTTCTCAAGGTCGGCGAACAGGTGCGGCACGTTCTGTCCGAGCTGCTCACCCGGCAGGAAGTCCACGACGAAGTGCTTATCGCCCATTCGGTCAGCGTTACCGAAGTGCGCATGTCGCCCGACCTGCGCCACGCCACGGTCTATGTGAAGCCGCTGCTCGGCTCGGACGAGGAGGCTGTGGTCAAGGCGCTGCGCACCAACACCGCCTTCTTCCAGCGCGAAGTGGCGCAACGGCTGAAGCTGCGCTTCGCGGCCAAGCTCAAGTTCATGCCTGACGAGAGTTTCGATGTTGCCGGCCACATCGAGCAGCTGCTTTCCGATCCGCGCGTCGCGCGCGATCTGGAGCATGACGAAGGCGACGATTGA
- the rimP gene encoding ribosome maturation protein RimP: MTNIARITEIVEPEAKALGFDLVRVILFGKSEVGDEEHTLQIMAERPDTGQLVLEDCAALSRRISDRIDELEAAGETLIEDAYRLEVSSPGIDRPLTRPKDFSDWAGHEARVQLINPVEGNRKSIQGNLIGLEGETVTLDDKKSGPVSFSLADIHSAKLVLTDKLIAATRPLDSSGADEQDVAEDFEGAEEIFEEQEDS; this comes from the coding sequence ATGACGAATATTGCGCGCATTACAGAGATCGTCGAGCCCGAGGCAAAGGCCTTGGGCTTCGATCTCGTGCGCGTGATTCTGTTCGGCAAGAGCGAGGTCGGTGACGAGGAGCACACGCTTCAGATCATGGCCGAGCGGCCCGACACCGGCCAGTTGGTGCTGGAAGACTGCGCTGCGCTCTCGCGCCGCATTTCCGACCGCATCGACGAGCTGGAAGCCGCGGGCGAAACGCTGATCGAAGATGCCTACCGGCTCGAAGTCAGTTCGCCCGGCATCGATCGGCCGCTGACCCGCCCGAAGGACTTTTCCGATTGGGCCGGGCATGAGGCCCGTGTCCAGCTGATCAATCCGGTCGAGGGTAATCGCAAGTCGATCCAGGGCAATCTGATCGGCCTCGAAGGCGAGACCGTCACGCTCGACGACAAGAAATCGGGCCCTGTCTCGTTTTCGCTCGCCGATATTCATTCTGCCAAGCTGGTCTTGACCGACAAGCTGATTGCCGCCACGCGCCCGCTGGACAGTTCCGGTGCCGACGAACAAGACGTCGCCGAGGACTTTGAGGGCGCTGAAGAGATTTTCGAGGAACAGGAAGACTCATAA
- a CDS encoding DUF1697 domain-containing protein, translated as MSRYIALFDSLRIGAKRLTMAELRAAFEAEGCLNIETVVAGGNILFDHPERPDDGLEEMLSRMMRARFGMTSVVLVRSSPTLAAAIADNPFAAEGEEGSVHTLFLDGPVDPEAFALMQTGRQGAEQIAMGDRALHIDYVSGAAEAKQVGAFIERRLGLRGTARSLRSMKRMLAKMVEV; from the coding sequence TTGAGCCGTTATATCGCCTTGTTCGACAGTCTCCGCATCGGCGCCAAGCGGTTGACGATGGCGGAACTGCGGGCGGCGTTCGAGGCTGAGGGATGCTTGAATATCGAGACCGTGGTCGCCGGCGGCAACATCCTGTTCGATCATCCCGAGCGGCCCGATGACGGGCTCGAGGAAATGCTTTCGCGGATGATGCGGGCCCGCTTCGGCATGACCAGCGTTGTGCTGGTTCGCTCGTCCCCGACACTCGCGGCTGCGATCGCGGACAACCCCTTCGCCGCGGAAGGCGAAGAGGGCTCCGTTCACACGCTCTTCCTCGACGGCCCGGTCGATCCGGAGGCTTTTGCGCTTATGCAGACGGGCCGTCAGGGCGCCGAGCAAATCGCCATGGGTGACCGCGCGCTGCATATCGACTATGTTTCCGGCGCCGCCGAGGCCAAGCAGGTCGGCGCTTTCATCGAGCGGCGGCTCGGCCTGCGCGGAACCGCGCGGAGCTTGCGGTCGATGAAGCGGATGCTGGCCAAGATGGTCGAAGTTTGA
- the nusA gene encoding transcription termination factor NusA has translation MASAMSANRAELLAIATSVATEKMIDKSIVIEAMEEAIQKSARNRYGAENDIRAKLDQRTGDLRLWRVVEVVEEVEDYFKQVDLKAAEKLQPGAQLGDFIVDPLPAVDLGRIDAQSAKQVIFQKVRDAERERQYEEFKDRAGEIITGVIKSVEFGHVIVNLGRAEGVIRRDQQIPREAARVGERVRALILKVERQNRGPQIFLSRAHPEFMKKLFAQEVPEIYDNIIEIKAAARDPGSRAKIGVISRDPSIDPVGACVGMKGSRVQAVVQELQGEKIDIIPWSEDTATFVVNALQPATVSRVVIDEEESRIEVVVPDDQLSLAIGRRGQNVRLASQLTASAIDIMTEAESSEKRQREFAERSKMFEEELDVDETLSQLLVAEGFSELEEVAYIELSELATIEGFDEELGQELQSRALEALERREEASRAQRRELGVEDALAEMPHLTEAMLVTLGKAGIKTLDDLADLATDELIAKKRQEQRRRDNSPPRRDSNRQEDKGGVLGEYGLSEEQGNEIIMAARAHWFEDEPASEEAADADSSQ, from the coding sequence ATGGCCAGTGCGATGTCCGCAAACCGCGCCGAACTGCTCGCGATCGCGACTTCGGTCGCGACCGAGAAGATGATCGACAAGTCGATCGTCATCGAGGCGATGGAAGAGGCGATCCAGAAGTCGGCGCGCAACCGCTACGGCGCGGAGAACGACATCCGCGCCAAGCTCGACCAGCGCACCGGCGACCTGCGCCTGTGGCGCGTCGTCGAAGTGGTGGAAGAGGTCGAGGACTACTTCAAGCAGGTCGATCTGAAGGCCGCCGAGAAGCTGCAGCCGGGCGCCCAGCTCGGTGACTTCATCGTCGATCCGCTGCCCGCGGTCGACCTGGGCCGCATCGACGCGCAGTCGGCCAAGCAGGTGATCTTCCAGAAGGTCCGCGATGCCGAGCGCGAGCGCCAGTACGAGGAATTCAAGGACCGCGCGGGTGAGATCATCACCGGCGTGATCAAGTCGGTCGAATTCGGCCACGTCATCGTCAACCTCGGCCGCGCCGAGGGCGTCATCCGCCGCGATCAGCAGATCCCGCGCGAAGCCGCCCGCGTCGGCGAGCGCGTCCGCGCGCTGATCCTCAAGGTCGAGCGCCAGAACCGCGGCCCGCAGATCTTCCTCAGCCGCGCGCATCCCGAGTTCATGAAGAAGCTCTTCGCGCAGGAAGTGCCCGAGATCTACGACAATATCATCGAGATCAAGGCTGCCGCCCGCGACCCGGGCAGCCGCGCCAAGATCGGCGTGATCAGCCGCGATCCGTCGATCGATCCGGTCGGCGCCTGCGTCGGCATGAAGGGCAGCCGCGTCCAGGCCGTCGTGCAGGAGCTGCAGGGCGAGAAGATCGACATCATCCCGTGGAGCGAGGACACCGCGACTTTCGTGGTCAACGCGCTCCAGCCCGCGACCGTCAGCCGCGTCGTCATCGACGAGGAAGAGAGCCGCATCGAAGTCGTCGTTCCCGACGACCAGCTGTCGCTGGCCATCGGCCGTCGCGGCCAGAACGTGCGCCTCGCCTCGCAGCTGACCGCCTCCGCCATCGACATCATGACCGAGGCCGAATCGTCCGAGAAGCGCCAGCGTGAATTCGCCGAGCGTTCGAAGATGTTCGAGGAAGAGCTCGACGTCGACGAGACGCTGTCGCAGCTGCTTGTGGCCGAAGGCTTCAGCGAGCTCGAGGAAGTCGCTTACATCGAACTCAGCGAGCTCGCCACGATCGAGGGCTTCGACGAGGAGCTTGGCCAAGAATTGCAGAGCCGTGCGCTCGAGGCGCTCGAGCGCCGCGAGGAAGCCAGCCGAGCACAGCGCCGCGAGCTGGGCGTCGAGGACGCTCTGGCCGAGATGCCGCACCTCACCGAAGCGATGCTGGTCACGCTCGGCAAGGCCGGGATCAAGACGCTCGACGACCTCGCCGATCTCGCGACCGACGAACTCATCGCCAAGAAGCGCCAGGAGCAGCGCCGCCGCGACAATTCGCCGCCGCGCCGCGACTCGAATCGTCAGGAAGACAAGGGCGGCGTGCTCGGCGAATATGGCCTGAGCGAAGAGCAGGGCAACGAGATCATCATGGCCGCGCGCGCGCATTGGTTCGAAGACGAGCCTGCATCTGAGGAGGCCGCCGATGCGGATTCCTCACAATGA
- a CDS encoding SufE family protein: MRSLEDIREEYEFLDGDERYRLLIELGRELDAMPDALKTDATKVRGCSASVWVYPTKADDGGLHFLADSNAAITKGIVALVLSAVQDKPAAEVAETDIAAELAPFDLKNQLSSNRTQGIPNMIALIRETAARYAAG; the protein is encoded by the coding sequence ATGCGCAGCCTCGAAGACATCCGCGAAGAGTACGAGTTCCTCGACGGCGACGAGCGCTATCGCCTGCTGATCGAACTGGGCCGCGAGCTCGATGCTATGCCCGATGCGCTCAAGACCGACGCCACCAAGGTCCGCGGCTGCTCGGCCAGCGTCTGGGTCTATCCGACAAAGGCCGATGACGGGGGCTTGCACTTCCTGGCAGACAGCAACGCCGCGATTACCAAGGGCATTGTCGCGCTGGTGCTCTCGGCCGTACAGGACAAGCCCGCCGCCGAAGTCGCCGAGACCGACATCGCCGCCGAGCTCGCCCCGTTCGACCTCAAGAACCAGCTCTCGTCGAACCGCACCCAGGGCATTCCCAACATGATCGCGCTGATCCGCGAGACCGCCGCGCGCTACGCGGCAGGCTGA
- the infB gene encoding translation initiation factor IF-2, translating to MSDTDNKPTLGRKPLGLKRSVEAGEVKQTFSHGRTNKVVVEVKRRKLIGKPGAPEVAPPPAPEPTPAPAPVQRAPAPAPRPANVAPSGETRQELQTRLLREAEEARMVSLEAASRREEDERQRAAEEERRRAEAAQAPAVEAAPQPAPEAAPVAEAAPAAEAPATPEVVAEASAAPAEEAAAEPASDSATAAAPAPRRFTPVVAPKRPEPAAKKVAHPRDKNAIDRRQSGKLTVSKALNEDEGARARSLAALKRAREKEKRAHYAGQSQPREKQVRDVVVPEAITVQELANRMAEKGSDLVKSLFKMGVPVTINETIDQDTAELLVEEFGHNIQRVSESDVDIDHAADVDAEETLQTRPPVVTIMGHVDHGKTSLLDALRGTDVVRGEAGGITQHIGAYQIKTKGGDLVTFLDTPGHEAFTEMRMRGANITDIVILVVAADDGIMPQTVEAINHTKAAGVPMIVAITKADKHEANPQKIRERLLEHEIVVEEMSGDVQDVEVSAKTGAGLDELIEKILLQAELLELRANPDRSAEATVVEAKLDKGKGPLATVLINRGTLKVGDIFVVGTQSGRVRAMIDDKGRQIKEAPPSLPVEVLGLGGVPMAGDTMTVVENESRAREVAAYRQEQATTQRTTAAPVSLENMFSALKDKQTVLEYPIVIKADVQGSAEAIVNALNKISNDEIKVKVLQSGVGAITESDVSLAQAAGAPVVGFNVRPNAKAREMIERYKVPMKYFDVIYHLTAEVAQEMAGIWGPERIETVVGRAEIKEIFPAGKRDKAAGLLVTDGYIRKGLHARVTRDDVIITKTTIASLRRFKDDVAEVRAGLECGVVLQDTNDIKPGDILETFDVEMRERTL from the coding sequence ATGAGCGATACCGACAACAAACCGACTCTGGGCCGCAAGCCGCTTGGGCTGAAGCGCTCGGTCGAAGCGGGCGAGGTCAAGCAGACCTTCAGCCACGGCCGCACGAACAAGGTCGTGGTCGAGGTGAAGCGCCGCAAGCTGATCGGCAAGCCCGGCGCGCCCGAAGTGGCGCCGCCGCCTGCTCCCGAGCCGACTCCGGCACCCGCCCCGGTCCAGAGGGCGCCCGCCCCGGCGCCGCGCCCGGCCAATGTCGCGCCTTCGGGCGAGACTCGCCAGGAACTCCAGACCCGTCTGCTGCGTGAAGCCGAGGAGGCCCGCATGGTCTCGCTCGAAGCCGCGAGCCGCCGCGAGGAAGACGAGCGCCAGCGCGCTGCCGAGGAAGAGCGCCGGCGTGCCGAAGCCGCTCAGGCCCCGGCCGTCGAAGCTGCGCCGCAGCCTGCACCTGAAGCCGCGCCCGTGGCGGAAGCCGCGCCTGCTGCCGAAGCCCCCGCGACTCCCGAAGTCGTGGCCGAGGCTAGCGCCGCACCCGCCGAGGAAGCCGCTGCCGAGCCCGCGAGCGACAGCGCCACTGCCGCTGCTCCGGCGCCGCGCCGGTTTACCCCCGTGGTCGCACCCAAGCGTCCCGAGCCGGCCGCGAAGAAGGTTGCGCATCCGCGCGACAAGAACGCGATCGATCGCCGCCAGTCGGGCAAGCTGACCGTCAGCAAGGCGCTCAACGAGGACGAGGGCGCCCGCGCGCGCAGCCTCGCCGCGCTGAAGCGCGCGCGAGAGAAGGAAAAGCGTGCCCATTACGCCGGGCAGTCGCAGCCGCGCGAAAAGCAGGTCCGCGATGTCGTGGTGCCCGAGGCGATCACCGTCCAGGAACTCGCCAACCGCATGGCCGAGAAGGGCTCCGACCTCGTCAAGTCGCTGTTCAAGATGGGCGTGCCGGTCACCATCAACGAGACGATCGACCAGGACACCGCCGAACTGCTGGTCGAGGAATTCGGCCACAACATCCAGCGCGTGTCCGAAAGCGACGTAGACATCGACCATGCGGCGGACGTCGATGCCGAGGAGACGCTGCAGACGCGTCCGCCCGTGGTCACGATCATGGGCCACGTCGATCACGGCAAGACCAGCCTGCTCGACGCGCTGCGCGGTACCGACGTGGTGCGCGGCGAAGCCGGCGGCATCACCCAGCATATCGGCGCCTACCAGATCAAGACCAAGGGCGGCGACCTCGTCACCTTCCTCGATACGCCGGGCCACGAGGCCTTCACCGAGATGCGTATGCGCGGTGCCAACATCACCGACATCGTCATCCTGGTGGTGGCCGCCGATGATGGAATCATGCCGCAGACCGTGGAAGCCATCAACCACACCAAGGCAGCGGGCGTGCCGATGATCGTCGCGATCACCAAGGCCGACAAGCACGAGGCCAACCCGCAGAAGATCCGCGAGCGCCTGCTCGAGCACGAAATCGTGGTCGAGGAAATGTCGGGCGACGTCCAGGACGTCGAAGTCTCGGCCAAGACCGGTGCCGGGCTCGACGAGCTGATCGAGAAGATCCTTCTCCAGGCCGAGCTGCTCGAACTGCGTGCCAATCCGGACCGCTCAGCCGAGGCCACCGTGGTCGAGGCCAAGCTCGACAAGGGCAAGGGCCCGCTGGCGACGGTGCTGATCAACCGCGGCACGCTGAAGGTCGGCGACATCTTCGTCGTCGGCACCCAGTCGGGCCGCGTTCGCGCGATGATCGACGACAAGGGCCGGCAGATCAAGGAAGCCCCGCCGTCGCTGCCAGTCGAGGTCCTCGGCCTCGGCGGCGTGCCGATGGCCGGCGACACGATGACGGTGGTCGAGAACGAGTCGCGCGCCCGCGAAGTCGCCGCCTATCGTCAGGAGCAGGCGACGACGCAGCGGACGACCGCGGCGCCCGTCAGCCTCGAGAACATGTTCTCGGCGCTCAAGGACAAGCAGACCGTCCTCGAATACCCGATCGTCATCAAGGCCGACGTCCAGGGTTCGGCCGAGGCCATCGTCAACGCGCTCAACAAGATCTCGAACGACGAGATCAAGGTGAAGGTGCTGCAGTCGGGCGTCGGTGCGATTACCGAAAGCGACGTCAGCCTGGCGCAGGCGGCGGGTGCCCCCGTGGTCGGCTTCAACGTCCGTCCCAACGCCAAGGCGCGCGAGATGATCGAGCGTTACAAGGTGCCGATGAAGTACTTCGACGTGATCTATCATCTGACGGCGGAAGTCGCGCAGGAGATGGCTGGCATCTGGGGTCCGGAACGCATCGAAACCGTTGTCGGCCGCGCCGAGATCAAGGAGATCTTCCCTGCGGGCAAGCGCGACAAGGCGGCGGGCCTGCTCGTCACCGACGGCTATATCCGCAAGGGCCTCCATGCCCGCGTCACGCGCGACGACGTCATCATCACCAAGACGACGATCGCCTCGCTGCGGCGCTTCAAGGACGACGTGGCCGAAGTCCGCGCCGGCCTCGAATGCGGCGTGGTCCTCCAGGATACGAACGACATCAAGCCGGGCGATATCCTCGAGACCTTCGACGTCGAGATGCGCGAACGGACGCTGTAA
- a CDS encoding GNAT family N-acetyltransferase produces MVADIEALSAELTDGEVRMELFADRHVEPLRAACAEDPDIWQIMPRSLLGEHFDAEITNRRSGNGVLFAACQDERVVGTTAYLRPDAQEGVLELGGTYIAPSVRGTGYNARMKRLLIDHAFACGFRRIEFRIDERNARSQAAVLKLGAKREGLLRQDRVTWTGHLRNTCIFGLLREDWN; encoded by the coding sequence ATGGTGGCTGATATCGAGGCGCTGAGCGCCGAACTGACCGATGGCGAAGTGCGGATGGAGCTCTTCGCCGATCGCCACGTCGAGCCGCTGCGCGCGGCCTGCGCCGAGGATCCCGATATCTGGCAGATCATGCCGCGATCGTTGCTGGGCGAGCATTTCGACGCCGAGATCACCAATCGCCGGTCGGGCAACGGCGTGCTTTTCGCCGCCTGCCAGGACGAGCGGGTCGTCGGCACCACGGCCTATCTGCGCCCCGATGCGCAGGAAGGCGTGCTTGAGCTTGGCGGCACCTATATCGCGCCCAGCGTGCGCGGCACTGGTTACAACGCGCGGATGAAGCGCCTGCTGATCGACCATGCTTTCGCTTGCGGCTTCCGCCGCATCGAGTTCCGGATCGACGAGCGCAATGCGCGCAGCCAGGCGGCCGTACTCAAGCTTGGTGCGAAGCGCGAGGGGCTGCTGCGGCAGGATCGGGTCACCTGGACGGGCCATCTGCGCAATACCTGCATTTTCGGCCTGCTCCGTGAGGATTGGAATTGA
- a CDS encoding YbaN family protein → MARHLYLAAGLICVALGAIGAFLPVLPTVPFLLLAVFCFARSRPEWAERLYAHPRYGPALRQWRDRRAISRKAKLSALAVMALSAAVSWATIGWPWAAAVTGVLLCTGTWIATRSE, encoded by the coding sequence ATGGCCAGGCATCTCTACCTGGCCGCCGGACTGATCTGCGTCGCGCTCGGCGCGATCGGCGCTTTCCTGCCCGTGCTGCCGACCGTGCCGTTCCTGCTGCTCGCGGTGTTCTGTTTCGCGCGCAGCCGCCCCGAATGGGCCGAACGGCTCTATGCCCACCCGCGCTACGGCCCGGCGCTGCGGCAATGGCGCGACCGGCGGGCGATCTCGCGCAAGGCCAAGCTGTCCGCGCTCGCGGTCATGGCGCTCAGCGCTGCTGTATCCTGGGCGACGATCGGCTGGCCCTGGGCGGCGGCGGTCACAGGCGTGCTGCTCTGCACCGGAACCTGGATAGCGACGCGTTCGGAGTGA
- a CDS encoding type II toxin-antitoxin system VapC family toxin — MRSLDTNVLARWVLGDDPAQARVAETLLAEPVWISHTVLIELGWVLHKARGLPRLIVADMVQQVIDLDTVLVERHDALIWAIGRYRQGADWGDVMHIVAGVGYSDAFATFDRKLARRTGGDAPLPVETLRS, encoded by the coding sequence ATGCGTTCTCTCGATACGAATGTTCTAGCCCGCTGGGTCTTGGGAGATGACCCGGCGCAGGCGCGCGTGGCGGAGACGCTGCTGGCAGAGCCGGTCTGGATTTCTCATACCGTACTGATCGAACTTGGCTGGGTATTGCATAAAGCACGCGGACTGCCGCGTCTGATTGTAGCGGACATGGTGCAACAGGTCATCGATCTCGACACCGTGCTGGTCGAGCGCCACGATGCCTTGATCTGGGCAATCGGTCGTTATCGGCAAGGCGCGGACTGGGGCGATGTCATGCATATTGTAGCAGGTGTTGGGTATAGCGACGCCTTCGCCACTTTCGATCGTAAGTTGGCCCGCCGCACGGGAGGCGATGCACCGCTTCCTGTTGAAACATTGCGCAGTTGA